In Leptospira harrisiae, a genomic segment contains:
- a CDS encoding GNAT family N-acetyltransferase: MKPNTINKTERILEVRLAENQLEIERALALRYEVFNLEMGEGLPQSSATRKDRDEYDLYCHHLIVIDKSTDDKKIVGTYRILTRQNAKNGIGFYSENEFDITSIYNLPDEIAEVGRSCVHPDYRDGSVISLLWQGLAEFMNKHNVRYLMGCGSIHSTDAGVASQSYGFLKAKDAIAPEEFRVYPNPDFVLPGFDANFHVEDPKSISKNIPPLLKGYLRVGAKICGIPALDSVFGTTDVFILFDRKEITERYAKHYMNA; encoded by the coding sequence ATGAAACCAAATACAATCAACAAAACAGAACGAATCCTAGAAGTTCGGTTGGCAGAAAACCAACTAGAAATTGAAAGAGCACTTGCACTACGATACGAAGTTTTCAACTTAGAAATGGGAGAAGGTCTGCCACAATCTTCTGCAACGAGAAAGGATCGTGACGAGTACGATTTGTACTGCCACCACCTAATCGTAATCGATAAATCTACTGATGATAAAAAAATTGTTGGAACCTACCGAATTTTAACACGTCAAAATGCAAAAAACGGAATTGGTTTTTACAGTGAAAATGAATTTGATATTACTTCTATTTACAATCTCCCAGATGAGATTGCCGAAGTAGGACGTTCTTGTGTTCACCCTGACTACCGTGATGGTTCAGTGATCTCTTTACTCTGGCAAGGTCTTGCTGAGTTCATGAATAAACATAATGTTCGCTACTTGATGGGTTGTGGATCCATCCACTCCACTGATGCTGGAGTTGCTTCCCAATCATACGGATTTTTAAAAGCAAAAGATGCCATTGCACCAGAAGAATTTCGTGTGTATCCAAACCCAGACTTTGTTCTCCCTGGGTTTGATGCTAATTTCCATGTTGAAGATCCAAAATCGATCTCCAAAAATATCCCTCCACTTTTGAAAGGATACCTCCGAGTGGGTGCTAAAATCTGTGGAATTCCTGCACTGGATTCTGTTTTTGGTACTACAGATGTGTTTATTCTTTTCGACCGCAAGGAAATTACGGAGAGATATGCGAAACACTATATGAATGCATGA
- a CDS encoding DUF2779 domain-containing protein, whose amino-acid sequence MFDQKLTPITKSQYLQYLRCNNAFHLIKDGIVQKPSTTSYGGYLEWTDFLQLCRNQFQNSAIIDKTLEKEESFKKTEHLILEKKSIFHAHLRFGKFVSTVEYLEYDNERAGWILWDFRPIGSIKQDIMRSMFFHKQVAEGMSLNILGYKLIRIQTKYLYPGGPIQPEDYLLIEDITPRMDSELGTREEEWRQFQEELDRTNEQTVLYSFLESKPGCRSLKTCLSPSHCAKGKENAKEIFDFRDSSELAKQWFALGYNSYETVPDSELSPIQKIQKQAHITGNIYFDRKAFESYFSNVTKSVAFLDFESINPYIPLYPQTKPFQHIPYLYSLHIWDPESDTLTHKTYLHEDLGTDPRFPVMTQLQKDLPEGITIFSFNDFFEKLIIQETATAFPEFLEFWERVKSMFIDLAMPFKKLWIYHPGQNGKASLKEILPCFSTESHGGLSIREGQDANYQYLRLIKKQVTAEEKKRVLEDLIAYCKLDSYGLFLIYRMLQERLSVI is encoded by the coding sequence TTGTTTGATCAAAAGCTGACCCCAATCACCAAATCTCAGTATTTACAATACTTAAGATGTAACAATGCGTTCCATTTAATAAAAGATGGAATCGTTCAAAAACCATCTACTACATCTTACGGTGGTTATCTGGAATGGACTGACTTTCTGCAACTTTGTAGAAACCAGTTTCAAAACTCGGCAATTATCGATAAAACACTCGAAAAAGAAGAAAGTTTCAAAAAAACAGAACATTTAATTTTAGAAAAAAAATCAATTTTCCATGCCCACCTTCGTTTTGGGAAATTTGTGTCCACCGTTGAATACTTAGAATACGACAACGAACGTGCAGGTTGGATTCTATGGGATTTCCGACCCATTGGTTCCATCAAACAAGACATTATGCGTTCTATGTTTTTCCACAAACAAGTGGCGGAAGGAATGTCTCTAAACATTCTAGGATACAAACTCATTCGTATCCAAACCAAATATCTTTATCCTGGTGGTCCAATCCAACCGGAAGACTACCTACTCATTGAAGACATAACTCCAAGAATGGATTCAGAACTCGGAACTAGAGAAGAAGAATGGAGACAGTTTCAAGAAGAATTAGATAGAACAAACGAACAAACTGTACTGTATTCTTTTTTGGAATCCAAACCCGGTTGCCGGTCACTCAAAACCTGCTTGTCTCCAAGTCATTGTGCAAAAGGAAAAGAAAATGCCAAAGAAATCTTTGATTTCCGAGACAGCTCCGAATTAGCCAAACAATGGTTTGCCTTGGGTTACAATTCGTACGAAACAGTTCCTGATTCAGAACTTTCGCCCATCCAAAAGATACAAAAACAAGCTCATATTACTGGAAATATTTACTTTGATCGAAAAGCCTTCGAATCTTACTTTTCTAATGTGACAAAATCTGTTGCTTTTTTAGATTTTGAATCAATCAATCCCTATATCCCATTGTATCCCCAAACAAAGCCCTTCCAACACATTCCTTACTTGTATTCCTTACACATTTGGGATCCAGAATCAGACACACTAACACATAAAACCTATCTACACGAAGATCTGGGAACAGATCCTCGTTTTCCAGTGATGACTCAGTTACAAAAAGACTTACCAGAAGGGATCACCATCTTCTCCTTCAATGATTTCTTTGAAAAACTCATCATCCAAGAGACAGCAACTGCCTTCCCTGAGTTTTTAGAGTTCTGGGAAAGAGTCAAATCGATGTTTATCGACCTTGCAATGCCCTTTAAAAAACTTTGGATCTACCATCCCGGCCAAAATGGTAAAGCATCATTGAAGGAAATACTGCCTTGTTTTAGTACAGAAAGTCACGGAGGCCTTTCCATTCGAGAGGGGCAAGATGCAAATTACCAATATTTAAGATTGATAAAAAAGCAGGTGACAGCCGAAGAAAAAAAACGTGTTCTGGAGGATTTGATAGCTTATTGCAAACTTGATAGTTATGGTTTGTTTTTAATCTATAGAATGTTACAAGAAAGATTATCGGTTATTTAA
- a CDS encoding alpha/beta hydrolase — protein MLGIKKSVAQLVFSLPEHWISTLVRKNNQPETNQLDPRCALACNIAKFLPKMEQMSPEKARRHYRDQMRIFDEPEFPIAHIEDKLIPTPSASFIPIRVYNANPQKRNLPTILFFHGGGLTIGNLETHDNFCRKMSHYTKSIVVAVDYRLAPEHPYPAAHDDVWLAYQYVRNTAYLFGGSPNAIAVCGDSAGALLATSLCLRAKKDKVPVPVFQALLYPMLDTAKESETYELFGEGYVLTRSLMRWFIQNYLPNPKDRLLHNNSPVLADPKELKGLPPTYIGVAGYDPLREEGETYAKHLQSAGVKVEERLFPSLVHGYIQLTGLIPKAKEAEQDLFQSLLRFFSARKI, from the coding sequence ATGTTAGGTATCAAAAAATCAGTCGCACAGCTTGTCTTTTCGTTACCGGAACATTGGATTTCCACTTTGGTTCGAAAGAACAACCAACCGGAAACCAACCAATTGGATCCACGTTGTGCTTTAGCATGTAACATTGCGAAGTTCCTACCAAAAATGGAACAAATGAGTCCAGAAAAGGCACGTAGGCATTACCGCGATCAAATGCGGATCTTCGATGAGCCAGAATTTCCGATTGCTCATATCGAAGACAAACTCATTCCCACTCCTAGTGCCTCTTTCATTCCCATCCGAGTCTACAACGCAAACCCACAAAAAAGAAATCTTCCCACGATACTTTTTTTCCATGGCGGAGGACTCACCATTGGTAATTTAGAAACACATGATAACTTTTGCCGTAAAATGTCTCATTACACAAAAAGTATCGTCGTTGCAGTGGATTACCGTTTGGCACCGGAACACCCATACCCTGCAGCTCACGACGATGTTTGGCTTGCTTATCAATATGTTCGCAATACTGCCTATCTTTTTGGAGGATCTCCAAATGCGATCGCCGTCTGCGGAGATAGTGCGGGGGCATTACTTGCCACCTCACTTTGCCTCCGAGCCAAAAAAGACAAAGTCCCAGTTCCAGTTTTCCAGGCACTATTGTACCCAATGCTTGATACAGCGAAAGAATCTGAAACGTATGAACTCTTCGGAGAAGGGTATGTCCTGACAAGATCACTGATGAGATGGTTCATCCAGAACTACCTTCCCAATCCCAAAGATCGACTTTTACACAATAATTCCCCAGTTTTGGCGGATCCAAAAGAGCTGAAAGGCCTCCCACCTACCTACATTGGAGTTGCGGGTTACGACCCTCTCCGTGAAGAAGGGGAAACCTATGCCAAACACTTGCAATCCGCTGGGGTAAAGGTAGAAGAAAGGCTTTTCCCATCCCTTGTCCACGGTTACATCCAATTGACCGGTCTCATTCCCAAAGCCAAAGAAGCGGAGCAGGACCTCTTTCAGTCCTTATTACGTTTTTTTTCTGCAAGAAAAATCTGA
- a CDS encoding LIC13410 family lipoprotein, protein MIKKLLILSTLASVLFLVSCTSGNKVQAGSTKVHPHTALRKLEIDMIKVGDGLVKTEAVLGKSTEKSSDPSGTVMVWYFAEDRDVPEQYYTLKEKPDTVEKFLKLTFDPKNKITAKDFKL, encoded by the coding sequence ATGATCAAAAAACTTTTGATTCTCAGCACACTCGCTTCCGTTTTGTTTTTAGTTTCCTGTACATCAGGAAACAAAGTACAAGCTGGAAGCACTAAAGTTCATCCACACACGGCACTTCGCAAATTAGAAATCGATATGATTAAAGTGGGGGATGGTTTGGTAAAAACAGAAGCTGTTCTTGGCAAATCGACAGAAAAATCATCTGATCCAAGTGGAACTGTGATGGTATGGTATTTTGCTGAAGACCGTGATGTTCCAGAACAGTATTACACTTTAAAAGAAAAACCAGATACAGTAGAAAAGTTTTTGAAGCTCACATTTGATCCCAAAAACAAAATTACTGCAAAAGATTTTAAACTATAA
- a CDS encoding LIC13212 family protein, with protein sequence MILRFSIALAFLLGISALSAEKPASATLKERETQKQIDLQRKNGFGDNEIDTLHSDIIGNLKKIKKLQELGVDKTAAQYLAHTPEEHKELYKKDKDGKPYLEIKLPQGQSYIDYPTVFLYDGIAYIYPKEDFSDLDKIILTFRRVNADGTIHVKEMRRLVNPTPRSESTEKDEKGEAKLDTNSDIRLEYYRSLTSDTIWPNDPVQPAEPDIAMVLNDEKDPLPYDKQKHIMRSYKKMLRKISKQTAFKLRNIELDQKQMITKILDYNTN encoded by the coding sequence ATGATTCTACGATTCTCCATCGCTCTCGCTTTCCTACTTGGAATTTCAGCTCTTTCTGCTGAGAAACCGGCTTCTGCTACCTTGAAGGAACGTGAGACCCAAAAACAAATCGATCTACAAAGAAAAAACGGGTTTGGTGATAACGAAATCGACACCCTTCACTCAGATATCATTGGAAATCTGAAAAAAATAAAAAAGCTCCAAGAGTTAGGCGTAGATAAAACAGCAGCCCAATACTTGGCGCATACACCTGAAGAACACAAAGAACTTTATAAAAAAGACAAAGATGGAAAACCATATTTGGAAATCAAACTTCCGCAAGGGCAGTCTTACATTGATTATCCGACAGTTTTTTTATACGATGGAATTGCTTACATTTATCCCAAAGAGGATTTTAGCGACTTAGATAAAATCATTTTAACCTTTCGTCGGGTGAACGCGGATGGAACCATCCATGTAAAAGAAATGAGACGTTTAGTAAATCCTACGCCAAGATCGGAAAGTACAGAAAAAGATGAAAAGGGAGAAGCAAAGTTAGATACAAACTCTGATATTCGATTGGAATACTACAGATCCCTAACTTCCGATACCATTTGGCCAAATGATCCTGTGCAACCAGCGGAACCAGATATTGCTATGGTTCTCAATGACGAAAAAGATCCACTACCTTATGACAAACAAAAACATATCATGAGATCTTACAAAAAGATGTTACGTAAAATCTCCAAACAAACAGCATTCAAACTACGTAACATTGAGTTAGACCAAAAACAAATGATTACAAAAATTTTGGATTACAACACAAACTAG
- a CDS encoding helix-turn-helix transcriptional regulator — translation MTSFEDFPMIEVKKMNETEVRLFALLFNLLREPKGISFQKFRNIMPRFYKNEDIESDRKKLYRDLNQLKSLGFNIKVAQFGYQSEDYFPYYLEKESIDRTLKFTKEELEYLSQVLFATEPSTEGISLSQKLFSHHLDLIPKFAKQPKVNSETEETFDSSHTEKILQAIKDKRALTIQYGFEEKERTIEPYRLVRKNTTDFYLLAYDRGKKSLRRFILPKITVKKESKEEFQSNLKITKEDLNFHPLLLSKHPESEITIQIHPEYEDRWKLFLEGSNFEKVNNEYRVRTTNQNALFQFFVLSPEALVATSEVWKETFQSYTNQWEKLYQFV, via the coding sequence ATGACTTCTTTTGAAGACTTTCCAATGATCGAAGTGAAAAAAATGAATGAGACGGAAGTTCGTCTCTTCGCTTTGCTCTTCAATCTACTCCGTGAACCCAAAGGAATTAGTTTCCAAAAATTTCGTAATATCATGCCTCGGTTCTATAAAAACGAGGATATCGAATCAGATCGTAAAAAACTTTATAGAGATCTAAACCAATTAAAGAGCCTTGGATTTAATATCAAAGTGGCTCAGTTTGGTTACCAATCAGAAGACTATTTTCCTTATTATTTAGAAAAAGAATCCATCGATCGCACACTAAAGTTCACCAAAGAAGAGTTAGAATATCTTTCACAGGTTTTGTTTGCTACCGAACCTAGCACCGAAGGGATAAGCCTTTCACAAAAGTTATTTTCCCATCATTTGGATCTCATTCCCAAATTTGCAAAACAACCAAAAGTAAATTCAGAAACAGAAGAAACTTTCGATTCTTCTCATACCGAAAAAATCCTTCAGGCTATCAAAGACAAACGAGCGCTCACTATCCAATACGGTTTTGAAGAAAAAGAAAGGACCATAGAACCCTACAGACTCGTTCGAAAGAATACTACAGACTTCTATTTACTGGCGTATGACCGAGGTAAAAAGTCATTACGAAGATTCATCCTCCCTAAAATTACAGTCAAAAAAGAATCCAAAGAAGAATTCCAATCCAATCTTAAAATTACAAAAGAAGATTTAAATTTTCATCCTTTGTTACTCTCCAAACATCCAGAATCAGAAATTACAATTCAAATCCATCCCGAATATGAGGATCGTTGGAAATTGTTTTTAGAAGGGTCAAATTTCGAAAAAGTAAATAACGAATACCGAGTCAGGACCACAAACCAAAATGCCCTATTTCAATTTTTTGTCCTTTCCCCGGAAGCTCTTGTCGCTACCTCGGAAGTTTGGAAAGAAACATTCCAATCCTATACAAACCAATGGGAAAAATTGTATCAGTTTGTTTGA
- a CDS encoding heme oxygenase (biliverdin-producing), translating into MSIAMMLREGTADKHQETEKVPYIRAIFRGGLDAQTYTYQLESLHSVYAVMEELYRQNKENPILSKLYFPALFRENSLKEDIASFQKKFGTKLRGSISKATQNYIDHIKNTAKTKPELLVAQAYVRYLGDLSGGQSIKKVVAKTFELEGNEGTAFYEFPEIEDLMAFKGIYRQNLDTLPLNEAQKAELLAEANATFDLNKFLFIELDSDLKENIGMDRYQTLLPAG; encoded by the coding sequence ATGTCTATAGCAATGATGTTACGAGAAGGAACTGCCGACAAACACCAGGAAACTGAAAAGGTTCCTTATATTCGTGCGATTTTTAGAGGTGGCCTTGATGCCCAAACTTACACCTACCAATTGGAAAGCCTTCACTCCGTTTATGCAGTGATGGAAGAACTCTACCGCCAAAATAAAGAAAACCCTATCCTTTCTAAACTTTACTTTCCAGCTCTCTTTCGTGAAAATTCTTTGAAAGAAGACATCGCTAGTTTTCAAAAAAAATTCGGAACTAAACTTCGTGGTTCTATTTCCAAAGCCACACAAAACTATATTGATCATATCAAAAATACTGCAAAAACAAAACCGGAACTACTCGTAGCACAGGCTTACGTCCGTTATCTGGGGGACCTTTCTGGTGGCCAATCCATCAAAAAAGTAGTAGCAAAAACTTTTGAATTAGAAGGAAATGAAGGAACTGCTTTTTATGAATTTCCTGAAATCGAAGACCTTATGGCTTTCAAAGGAATTTATCGTCAAAACTTGGACACTCTCCCTTTGAACGAAGCACAAAAAGCAGAACTATTGGCAGAAGCAAATGCCACTTTTGATTTAAATAAGTTTTTGTTTATAGAGCTCGATTCCGATCTAAAAGAAAATATCGGAATGGATCGTTACCAAACTCTTTTACCAGCAGGTTAA
- a CDS encoding MFS transporter → MGFPYTLVTLVFLSMLPVTMIVPVVKDVVKDRLLGSNWEVAYFTSIPMLGSFLFAPVAGIISDRFKNRKYFISFFCFLDAGLFYLLTIVTDMGLFLFLRFLEGAAHIFIIGLLLSSAADRENDPENKRYYGKGILMGITGMFLSLGGAFGMPLGILGRKNPLLPFYVGSGILIFVGLMSLLMLKDKGIHKSKDFKLSDLKVAIFENPFLFVPFLFNFIDRFTVGFIISSFNIHLRETLAFHPGMLGVFLGLVLFPMSLLSYPSALLSRKTGVLPLVLVGSTIYGIFLGLSGTTNEYWYLFTFLLICGIGAGVMFVPSMMLASKMSKPGLTATTMSAFTGVGSLGFMLGPVVSVQMQLVFESILPPAYSFSALSFFFGFLEIGLVFLTIPFFKKILGKMNRIDEEREKISLANPDPIL, encoded by the coding sequence TTGGGATTCCCGTATACTTTAGTCACTTTAGTTTTTTTATCTATGTTACCGGTTACAATGATTGTGCCGGTAGTAAAGGATGTTGTAAAGGATCGGTTGCTCGGTTCCAATTGGGAAGTTGCGTATTTTACAAGTATTCCCATGCTTGGTTCCTTTCTTTTTGCACCGGTTGCGGGAATCATTTCTGATCGTTTTAAAAACAGAAAGTACTTCATAAGTTTTTTCTGTTTTTTGGACGCTGGACTTTTTTATTTACTCACCATTGTCACCGATATGGGACTTTTTCTATTTTTAAGATTCCTAGAAGGTGCCGCTCATATCTTTATCATTGGGCTTTTACTTAGTTCCGCAGCGGATCGCGAAAATGATCCGGAGAACAAACGTTACTATGGCAAAGGAATCCTTATGGGGATCACGGGGATGTTTTTATCCCTGGGTGGAGCTTTTGGAATGCCACTGGGAATTCTAGGAAGAAAGAATCCTCTTTTGCCATTTTATGTAGGTTCGGGAATCCTCATCTTTGTTGGATTAATGAGTTTACTCATGTTAAAAGACAAAGGAATCCATAAATCAAAAGATTTTAAGCTGAGTGACTTAAAAGTTGCCATTTTCGAAAACCCATTTTTGTTTGTTCCGTTTTTATTTAACTTTATCGACCGTTTTACTGTTGGTTTTATTATTTCTTCCTTTAATATACACTTACGAGAAACACTCGCCTTCCACCCTGGAATGCTCGGAGTTTTCTTAGGACTTGTACTTTTTCCTATGAGTTTACTCTCCTATCCATCAGCTCTACTTTCTCGCAAAACAGGCGTTTTACCACTTGTACTTGTTGGGTCCACCATTTATGGAATTTTTCTCGGGTTATCGGGAACCACCAATGAATATTGGTACCTATTTACATTTTTACTCATCTGTGGAATTGGTGCTGGTGTGATGTTTGTTCCTTCCATGATGCTTGCGAGTAAAATGTCTAAACCAGGACTAACTGCTACCACGATGTCCGCTTTTACGGGAGTGGGTTCTCTTGGTTTTATGCTTGGGCCCGTGGTGTCTGTACAAATGCAATTGGTCTTTGAATCAATTTTGCCACCTGCTTATAGTTTTTCTGCACTTTCTTTTTTCTTTGGTTTTTTGGAGATAGGACTCGTTTTTTTAACCATTCCATTTTTCAAAAAGATTTTGGGAAAAATGAACCGAATCGATGAAGAAAGAGAAAAGATATCACTTGCCAACCCTGATCCCATCCTGTAG
- a CDS encoding LIC13411 family adhesin yields MRTIGLLLILPFFLQCATYWKNRKNDFQDIVTVGAETPMYGAALKVGPLPIGFVFQGGESEMGKKDLGRGVGLRGGQFGTYHSQQLVFGILGGESFHSGLPLLDAKGNWLVDKKGIPLTSDERANVKSYKMRYYSYIYDPVKDRKRRKKEHFRRELTKDIVASTGQKEFLVYLPEEDLKPFGYPPGYSWNVEVTAGVYGGARLGFNVAEAFDFLLGFTTVDLLDDDVEGKVKPSFPGFPFPAPTDAETDSTSDE; encoded by the coding sequence ATGCGAACCATTGGACTCCTTCTTATCCTTCCTTTTTTTCTGCAATGTGCCACTTATTGGAAAAATCGTAAAAACGATTTCCAAGACATAGTCACTGTTGGCGCGGAAACACCGATGTATGGAGCTGCCCTTAAAGTAGGGCCATTGCCTATCGGTTTTGTTTTCCAAGGTGGAGAATCTGAGATGGGTAAAAAAGATTTGGGTCGTGGAGTGGGCCTTCGGGGAGGGCAATTTGGCACATACCATTCCCAACAACTCGTCTTTGGTATATTAGGTGGTGAAAGCTTTCATTCCGGATTGCCACTTTTGGACGCTAAAGGGAATTGGCTTGTTGATAAAAAAGGAATCCCTCTTACTAGCGACGAACGTGCCAATGTAAAAAGTTATAAGATGCGTTATTACTCTTATATTTATGATCCGGTCAAAGATCGAAAGAGAAGAAAAAAGGAACATTTTCGTCGTGAGTTAACAAAAGACATTGTTGCCTCTACTGGCCAAAAAGAATTTTTAGTCTACTTACCTGAGGAAGATTTAAAACCTTTTGGATATCCACCTGGATATTCTTGGAATGTAGAAGTGACAGCTGGTGTTTATGGTGGGGCTAGACTTGGATTTAATGTTGCGGAAGCTTTTGATTTTTTATTAGGATTTACCACCGTTGATTTGTTAGATGATGATGTGGAAGGAAAAGTCAAACCAAGTTTCCCTGGTTTTCCTTTTCCCGCTCCTACCGATGCGGAAACAGATTCTACATCAGATGAATGA
- a CDS encoding acyltransferase family protein, translating to MKKYFRHLTNPHPREILSLHTIRGIGIILVLLVHFTHTVAKDAIIVNPHLFLFFSNFSSALDAFFVLSGFLISEQLFRAHKNGKDMSFKRFFRNRVLRIFPGYYFFITTIALLTFLQILLIENAIEKKGITDLSILSAYIDLKSMFRASWADFVFVGNYIKNLHVHTWSLSVEEQFYFCIPFFMTFVLFKYPKHTMTFLGSLYFIALLFRLFYFYSDDVTNKFEKMYYSTETRYDAFIVGIIIAYWSQYKPEILKSKFLKSSITLPIFLLLIVLSHLIRKDDSFMAVTFKNNLINLGFGSLVIACLNLKDFSYNTVIGALYKSSMTLLARISFTIYLWHMTVLSILGNLKLTKPDYLENSVFYIIYFIGYMLLSISVGVILYRVIEYPFIMIKDKHKAL from the coding sequence ATGAAAAAGTATTTCCGTCACCTAACGAATCCTCATCCACGTGAAATTTTGAGCCTCCATACGATTCGAGGGATTGGGATAATTTTAGTGCTATTGGTTCACTTTACCCATACAGTAGCGAAAGACGCTATTATCGTTAACCCGCATCTCTTCCTTTTCTTCTCGAATTTTTCCTCTGCTTTGGATGCCTTTTTTGTATTAAGCGGCTTCTTAATTTCTGAACAACTTTTCAGGGCACATAAAAATGGAAAAGACATGAGTTTTAAGAGGTTTTTCAGAAACCGCGTTCTCAGAATATTTCCAGGTTATTATTTCTTTATTACTACGATTGCGCTTTTAACTTTTTTGCAAATCCTGCTAATCGAAAATGCTATTGAGAAAAAAGGAATTACTGACTTAAGTATTTTAAGTGCGTATATTGACCTGAAGTCAATGTTTCGTGCCTCATGGGCAGACTTTGTATTTGTAGGGAATTATATTAAAAATCTTCATGTCCATACTTGGTCATTGTCTGTCGAAGAACAGTTCTACTTTTGTATCCCATTTTTTATGACATTTGTCTTGTTTAAGTATCCGAAACATACGATGACATTTCTGGGATCACTTTATTTTATTGCCCTTTTGTTTCGACTTTTCTATTTTTATTCCGATGACGTAACGAATAAATTTGAAAAAATGTATTACTCAACTGAAACTCGTTACGATGCATTCATTGTTGGGATCATAATCGCATATTGGAGTCAATATAAACCAGAAATTCTAAAATCGAAATTTCTCAAAAGTTCGATCACTTTGCCAATATTCCTTCTGCTTATTGTCTTGAGTCATTTGATTCGTAAGGATGACTCTTTTATGGCAGTCACCTTTAAAAATAATTTGATAAATCTAGGTTTCGGATCTCTTGTAATCGCTTGTTTAAACCTAAAAGATTTTTCGTATAATACAGTAATTGGTGCGCTATACAAAAGTTCCATGACCTTATTAGCGAGAATTAGTTTTACTATCTACCTTTGGCATATGACAGTCTTATCGATCCTCGGAAATTTAAAACTAACAAAACCAGATTACCTCGAAAATTCAGTGTTCTATATAATTTACTTTATCGGGTATATGTTACTTAGTATTTCAGTAGGTGTTATATTATACCGAGTGATTGAATATCCATTTATCATGATAAAGGATAAACACAAAGCATTGTAA